In one Populus nigra chromosome 12, ddPopNigr1.1, whole genome shotgun sequence genomic region, the following are encoded:
- the LOC133669131 gene encoding mechanosensitive ion channel protein 10-like, protein MELAIMEVQSQEYPNTDQMVLFIDQPDSKLKMSSPPPQQEDSKLKQSPSPQQPDIKDSKLTQARTKTLRRLNFSKPKSRFTETNYPPHSKTFPESEEYQPLNPPESATSTDEDDDEEWFENEEEEVDAGEAKKHSKYRAKRKRKIKKRAAIEFILFLIIMTCLILSLTVESLTNKVLWGLVLWKWCLMVLVLFCGRLVSVWVVGFLVFLIERNFMLREKVLYFVFGLRKSFQHCAWLGLVLLAWMSMFHDVHKSNKVLKRVFRVLIAVLIGATIWLLKILLVKVLASSFHVATFFDRMKESVFHHYILDTLSGPPLDEDERETPRRRTLRHSKTLPAKLRERASRSKRYESRSIDMERLRKLSMMSRATAWNIKRLVSYIKYSGLSTISRTVDDFGNAESEINSEWEARGTAQRIFRNVAKPGAKYIDEEDLLRFLKTVEIHTIFPLFEGVVETGKITKSSFRNWVVHAYVERKALAHSLNDTKTAVQQLHKLASAIVTVIIIVISLLVTGLATTKVLVVFTSQLLLVGFMFQNTCKTIFESIIFVFVMHPFDVGDRCVIDGVQMIVEEMNILTTVFLRYDAEKIYYPNSVLLTKPISNFRRSPDMGDAIDITIDVSTSVDDFNALKKAIQLYIESKPKHWNPKHTLLVKEIENVNKMKLALCVQHTMNHQNYGEKSARRSELVFELKKIFDNLGIKYHLLPQQVHLTHVNMIGNGGMSM, encoded by the exons ATGGAGCTGGCTATCATGGAGGTTCAAAGCCAAGAGTACCCCAACACAGACCAAATGGTTCTATTCATAGACCAACCAGACTCCAAACTCAAAATGTCGTCGCCACCACCACAGCAAGAAGATTCCAAACTCAAACAGTCACCATCACCACAGCAACCAGACATTAAAGACTCTAAATTAACCCAAGCAAGAACAAAAACCCTCCGCCGTCTCAACTTCTCCAAACCCAAATCTCGTTTCACTGAAACTAACTACCCTCCCCATTCCAAAACCTTCCCTGAATCCGAAGAATACCAACCCTTAAACCCTCCCGAAAGCGCTACCTCCACAGATGAAGACGATGATGAAGAATGgtttgaaaatgaagaagaagaagttgatgctGGAGAGGCCAAAAAACATTCCAAGTATCGAgcgaaaaggaaaagaaagataaaaaagagaGCCGCGATTGAGTTCATATTGTTTCTCATAATCATGACCTGCTTAATTCTCTCTTTAACCGTTGAATCCCTCACAAACAAGGTCCTGTGGGGTTTAGTTTTATGGAAATGGTGCCTTATGGTCCTGGTTCTCTTCTGTGGCCGCCTTGTGTCGGTTTGGGTTGtaggttttcttgtttttctcataGAACGCAATTTCATGCTGAGAGAAAAAGTACTCTACTTCGTTTTTGGTTTGCGCAAGAGTTTTCAGCATTGTGCATGGCTAGGATTGGTTCTACTTGCATGGATGAGTATGTTCCATGATGTCCACAAATCCAACAAGGTCTTAAAGAGGGTTTTCCGTGTTCTAATTGCTGTCCTCATTGGAGCTACAATATGGTTACTAAAGATTTTACTTGTCAAGGTTCTTGCTTCATCTTTCCATGTTGCTACTTTCTTTGACCGCATGAAAGAAAGCGTCTTCCACCACTACATTCTCGATACACTCTCTGGTCCACCATTAGATGAGGATGAGAGAGAAACTCCTCGTCGACGGACGCTAAGGCATTCGAAGACATTGCCGGCGAAACTGAGGGAGAGGGCATCAAGATCTAAGAGGTATGAGTCGAGGAGCATCGATATGGAGAGGTTGAGGAAGTTAAGTATGATGAGCAGGGCAACTGCTTGGAATATAAAGAGGTTGGTGAGTTACATTAAGTATTCAGGGCTGTCAACGATTTCGAGGACGGTCGATGATTTTGGTAATGCAGAATCGGAGATCAACAGTGAATGGGAGGCTAGAGGCACTGCTCAAAGAATTTTTAGGAATGTTGCCAAACCTGGAGCCAA GTATATAGACGAGGAAGATCTATTGAGGTTCTTGAAGACCGTGGAGATTCATACCATATTTCCTCTCTTTGAAGGAGTTGTTGAGACtggaaaaatcacaaaatcatcTTTCAGAAATTGGGTg GTGCATGCCTATGTTGAGAGAAAAGCATTGGCACATTCCTTGAACGATACCAAGACTGCTGTCCAGCAACTTCACAAGTTAGCAAGTGCAATAGTGACTGTAATTATAATTGTGATCTCCCTTTTGGTAACGGGATTGGCGACGACCAAGGTTTTAGTTGTTTTCACATCTCAATTGCTACTTGTGGGGTTCATGTTCCAAAACACTTGCAAAACTATCTTTGAGTCCATCATTTTCGTCTTTGTTATGCATCCTTTTGATGTTGGCGATCGTTGTGTTATCGATGGCGtacag aTGATTGTGGAAGAGATGAACATTTTGACAACTGTGTTCTTACGGTATGATGCGGAGAAGATATATTATCCCAATTCTGTTCTTCTTACAAAGCCTATCAGTAATTTCAGAAGAAGTCCAGACATGGGGGATGCTATTGACATCACCATTGATGTCTCCACTTCTGTTGATGACTTCAATGCTCTCAAGAAAGCTATACAATT ATACATTGAGAGCAAACCAAAGCACTGGAACCCAAAGCACACATTACTAGTGAAGGAGATAGAAAATGTAAACAAGATGAAGCTTGCTTTATGTGTTCAACACACCATGAACCATCAAAACTACGGGGAAAAGAGCGCTCGAAGATCGGAGCTTGTTTTTGAACTAAAGAagatttttgacaaccttggcaTTAAGTACCATCTCCTTCCACAACAAGTACATCTTACGCATGTAAACATGATCGGCAATGGAGGAATGTCAATGTAA
- the LOC133670141 gene encoding uncharacterized protein LOC133670141 isoform X1, with protein MAYYYFDDKSRLNSFLTFFFLLVLLFINPSSVLSKSPRPITDVEVRQIKNECYADIESGLWGQQCKTSMTAKENCALKCLSPICYELIYESDPLEEGEKDFTRSQEYKYCMYKKSMGESLEGIKGAFDM; from the exons ATGGCTTATTATTACTTTGATGATAAGTCTCGACTAAATTCCTTTCTtacctttttctttctattggtaTTACTATTTATCAACCCTTCTTCAGTTCTCTCCAAGTCTCCTCGCCCGATTACT GATGTTGAGGTCAGGCAAATTAAGAATGAGTGCTATGCTGATATAGAgag TGGGCTGTGGGGTCAACAATGCAAAACTTCGATGACAGCAAAGGAGAATTGCGCTTTGAAGTGTCTCTCTCCAATTTGTTATGAGCTTATATATGAGAGTGATCCG CTTGAAGAAGGAGAGAAAGATTTCACAAGAAGTCAAGAGTACAAGTACTGTATGTATAA gaAATCAATGGGAGAGTCCCTCGAGGGTATTAAAGGAGCCTTTGACATGTAG
- the LOC133670141 gene encoding uncharacterized protein LOC133670141 isoform X2, protein MAYYYFDDKSRLNSFLTFFFLLVLLFINPSSVLSKSPRPITDVEVRQIKNECYADIESGLWGQQCKTSMTAKENCALKCLSPICYELIYESDPLEEGEKDFTRSQEYKYCMYKDVESLCYML, encoded by the exons ATGGCTTATTATTACTTTGATGATAAGTCTCGACTAAATTCCTTTCTtacctttttctttctattggtaTTACTATTTATCAACCCTTCTTCAGTTCTCTCCAAGTCTCCTCGCCCGATTACT GATGTTGAGGTCAGGCAAATTAAGAATGAGTGCTATGCTGATATAGAgag TGGGCTGTGGGGTCAACAATGCAAAACTTCGATGACAGCAAAGGAGAATTGCGCTTTGAAGTGTCTCTCTCCAATTTGTTATGAGCTTATATATGAGAGTGATCCG CTTGAAGAAGGAGAGAAAGATTTCACAAGAAGTCAAGAGTACAAGTACTGTATGTATAA AGATGTTGAATCTCTATGTTATATGCTATAA